A window from Chelonoidis abingdonii isolate Lonesome George unplaced genomic scaffold, CheloAbing_2.0 scaffold0441, whole genome shotgun sequence encodes these proteins:
- the LOC142045736 gene encoding uncharacterized protein LOC142045736 produces MVRENEEENPQQEGHEQMEPQGTVSGRAEGHVSQSPEQREACEIQCRPKRKEGNCSEERLGKSTHKSRGIKKIKETVQQRIPTGESPYSCGDCGKSFSQSLTLIHHQRIHMGEKPYKCNECGKSCSVSSKFLLHQRTHTGERPYDCPVCGKSFSVSSNLIQHQRIHTGEKPYKCPDCGKSFSQSSTLLSHQRIHTGEKPFECLERRKSFSCRSTLLSHQRIHTGETLYTCAECGKSFSHSAHLTRHQRTHTGEKPYKCSECGKSFSQSSNLYIHQRIHMGERLYNCPDCGESFRLKSTLVTHKRIHMAEKSFKCLECGKSFNASSALRKHQRIHSGERPYKCLHCGKSFCSSSALCNHQSTHLEDRPCKCNECRKSFSQSSNLIQHQRIHTGERPYNCPNCGKSFSRKSNLIKH; encoded by the coding sequence ATGGTGAGAGAGAACGAGGAGGAAAATCCTCAGCAGGAAGGTCATGAGCAAATGGAACCACAGGGGACAGTATCCGGAAGAGCTGAAGGGCATGTttcccagagtcctgagcagagaGAAGCCTGTGAAATTCAGTGCAGAccaaaaaggaaggagggaaactgCTCAGAGGAGAGACTGGGTAAATCCACTCACAAGAGCAGAGGCATTAAGAAAATCAAAGAAACTGTTCAACAGAGAATCCCCACTGGAGAGAGTCCCTACTCATGTggtgactgtgggaaaagcttcagtcagagcttAACCCTTATTcaccatcagagaatccacatgggagagaaaccctacaaatgtaatgagtgtgggaaaagctgcAGTGTGAGCTCAAAGTTTCTATTACATCAGAGAACTCACACAGGAGAAAGACCCTATGACTGCCCCgtttgtgggaaaagtttcagtgtGAGCTCCAACCTTAttcaacatcagagaatccatacgGGAGAAAAACCCTATAAGTGTCCCgactgcgggaaaagcttcagtcagagttcaACCCTTCTgtcacatcagagaatccacacaggagagaaaccctttgAATGTCTCGAGCGCAGGAAAAGCTTCAGTTGTAGATCAACCCTTCTatcacatcagagaatccacacaggagagacactGTATACCTgtgctgagtgtgggaaaagcttcagtcacaGTGCACATCTTACTCGTCACCAGAggacccacacaggagagaaaccctacaaatgcagtgaatgtgggaaaagctttagtcaAAGCTCAAACCTTTATATACATCAGAGAATTCACATGGGAGAGAGACTCTATAACTGCCCTGACTGTGGGGAAAGCTTCAGACTGAAGTCAACTCTTGTTACTCACAAGAGAATCCACATGGCTGAGAAATCCTTTAAATGCCttgaatgtgggaaaagcttcaatgcGAGCTCAGCCCTTAggaaacatcagagaatccacagtggagagagaccctataaatgtcttcactgtgggaaaagtttctgTAGCAGCTCAGCCCTTTGTAATCATCAGAGCACCCATCTTGAGGACAGACCCTGCAAATGCAATGAGtgcaggaaaagcttcagtcaaAGTTCCAACCTTAttcaacatcagagaatccacacaggagagagaccgtATAACTGCCccaactgtgggaaaagcttcagtcggaAATCAAACCTAATTAAGCATTAG